Within the Gemmatimonadaceae bacterium genome, the region AAAAGCTCGCCGAGCGCTCCGCGGAGCTCGGCGAATGGTTCATACGAGAGCTTCAGACGATCGAGCACCCGAATATTCGCGAGATTCGAGGGCGCGGGCTTCTCGTCGGTGTCGAGCTCACCGTGTCCGCGCGACCTTTCTGCGAAGCACTCATGGAGCGCGGGTTGCTGTGCAAGGAGACCCATGACTTCGTCGTCCGGATCACGCCCCCGCTGGTCGTAACCCGGGAAGATCTGGAGTGGGCGGTGCAGCGAATCCGCGAGACATTCGCTGCGATGGACTAGTGTACTGCAATGCGAGTCAGACCTCTATCTTCCCCGTTTCAAGCTTACCTGGAAGCGTGAGCTCAACCCGGACCTCACCAACGAGCGTGGGGATCGGAATCATTTCGGCGCCTCCGGCGATCAGGGTTGACCGGCCGTTCCTGTTCGTGATCCGGGAACGTTTTTCAGGCACGATCCTGTTCATGGGAAAGATCGTGAAGCTACCCGCTTAGGACGGCGCACCCGGACCGGCACATGCGCGGCCACCAGCACTCGCACCCGTGGAGATTGCCAGGGTCTGATGCGATTCCAGTGTTCCCTACCTCGTGGATATCGAAAGCCCCTGCGACAACCAGCCGCAAGGGCTTTCCATTACCCTCGATTGTGACTGCTACTTCGGGAGCACTATGATCTTCCCGGTTACTGCGCTCCCCGCCGTGATGGTCACGCCACCCGCGAGAAGAGCCGGCTTGTAAACCGACGCAGCGGGAGGCGTCGCGCGGACGACGTACGTCCCCGGAGGCAGGAAAGCCAGCGTGAAGTTGCCGCTCGCATCGGTGACACCGGTGCTCACGATGTTGTTGCTGTTCGTGTCGGTCAGCGTGGTCCCATTCTTCAGAACCTCGACCGTCGCACCCGCGATCACGGTGCCGGTGGTGTTGTCACCGCGTACGGTTCCGGCGACGCTCCCCGTGCTCTGCTGCGAGACCGCGTGAATCACCGGCTTGAAGAGAAGTCCGTTCTGCGAGATGGAATTCCCCCGCATGACGAAGCTGCGGCCAACGTCGAAGTCAATCAGCATGTTCGTGCTGCCGGGCCCGACGACGACCGGATTGTCGAGGATGATCTTGATTCCGTTCTTTCCCGCCGACGGCCACTTCACATCAGGCTTCGTCCCATCGTTCAGCGTCACGCTCGACTTGTCAGTGTCGAGGATCAGCCTGAAGCCGCGATAGTTTCCATTCGGCAGCGTAGCCGAGCCGAGGTTGGCGGTCTGCCCCTTTGTGAGACTGAGCAGGTTGATCGCCGAGTTCGGCGACACCAGGGTCTTCCAGCCAGCGGAATCGCTACTTGCCGCTTCGGCAGAATCCACGTCGGCGATCTTGCCGTCGATTCTCAAGATGAAAACGTCGACGCTCTTGACCTCGCTGAACGGAAAAGGCGCGTCGGTCAGCATGATATTGAGCTGTCCGGAATCGCTGGCGGTCCCTGAATCAGAGCAGGCCAGCACAGCCCCGGCGGCGAGCGCCGTGGCGGTAAGTAGTCCAAGTCGTGTGTGCATAAGCGGTTACCTCACAAAAACGCTTCGGAAGCAGGTGTGTTTCTCTGGTTAATAAACAGCAGATTCCAGGCCACCACCCCCGCTTTTTGCCCCTCACGCACTGACCGGCGGACGGCGTCCACTCCACGGGCGCGCCGCTTCCAGCTGCCCGGCAAGTTGGAAGAGCGTCGCCTCGTCGCCGTAGCGACCAGCCACCTGCACTCCGATCGGGAGGTTGCTCGAGTTCCAGTAAAGCGGCACAGACATCGCCGGCTGGCCCGTGACGTTGAACAACGGCGTGTAAGGGATGACATCGAAGATCTTGCCCGCCGCCTTATCGAGCGCACCGAGCAGCCGAAGCGCCGTACCCGCGCGCAGCCGGCCCAGCACTCGCAGCAAGGTCCGCTCGCTCGCGGGCGGCTGCCGCGCGCCAATCTTGAACGGCGGCTCCGCCATGGTCGGAGTCAGCAACACGTCCACTGTCTCGAAGAACCGCCCCACTCCACGCCCGGCCGTGCGCAGGTAATGCTCGGCCAGCACGAACTCGCCGGCCGACAGCTTGCCGCCGATGAGGTGCAAGCCCCATGTCGTGAACTCGACGTCGGCTGGAGTGGCAGCGTGTCCCACGAGTCGCTTCGCTTCAATGAGATCTGCGTGCACCTCGCCGCAGACTATCGTGAGGAACGCGCGATTGAATGCGTCGCGATCGAGAACTGGACAAGCTTCGACGACTTCATGGCCGAGTGACTCCATGAGACGCACTGCATCGTCGAGCGCGGCGATGCAGTCGGGATGGACGCTGTGTCCGAGCAGCGGCTTGCTCGTGAAGGCAACGCGAAGCCGGCGGGGAGCCGTGTGCACCTCGTCGAGGTATGGGCGCGCTGGGGGAACCGGCCAGTATGGAGCGCCGGCATCGGGGCCCGAGATTGCGTCGAGCATCGCCGCGCTGTCGCGCACCGAGCGGGTGAGGCAATGCTCCACAGCCGCGCCCTGCCACACTTCTCCGTTCACCGGACCCGCCGGCGTGCGTCCCCGCGTCGGTTTCATTCCGAAGATGCCGCAGCATGACGCCGGCATGCGAATGGATCCTCCGCCGTCTCCGCCGCTGGCCCATGGCACCATTCCGCTCGCTACCGCCGCAGCCGATCCGCCCGACGATCCACCGGTGGTGCGCGTCAGGTCCCACGGATTGTGCGCGGGGCCGAGCAGCTCCGACTCGGTGAACGGGGTGAGCCCGAATTCCGGCGTGTTGGTTTTTCCGACGACGATGACGCCGGCCGCGCGGTAGCGGGTAACGATCTCGGTGTCGTGCGGTGGAATCCACCCCTTGTAGAGCCGGCTTCCGCTGGTCACCGGCTCGCCCGCGTACCACGAGAGAAGATCCTTCAGCAGAAACGGCACGCCCTTGAACGGGCCGTCCGGCAGCGGGCCGTCGGCCTGCTCGAGAGCGGCATCGTACATCTTGTGCACGACCGCATTGAGCTTCGGATTGAGCGCCTCGATGCGCTCGATGGTCGCCGCTACGAGCTCCCGCGGTGAAACCTGACGGGTGCGCACCAGCTCGGCGAGCGAGACCGCATCGTGCGACGAGAAGTCGTTCATCGGGATGTTGGGTGGAAGTGTTTCAGGCGCCGCCCGGCGGGCCCGGTACCTGCCATGAGCCGGTCAGGTCAATGGACCAGTCGTCGGGAGTCTCTTCCTCCGACCGATGGGGACGATACATGATCACCTTGGCGCGCTCGAGGGTGATCATCCCTCCCGTGATCATGCCGTCGAGCTCCGGCAGAATCGCTCTTATTCTGTCCTCGGTCTCGACGCACTCGATGACCATGGGAAGATCCTGAGACAGGCGAAAGACATTGGCGCGATGAATCCGCGAGCTCGCACCGAAGCCCATTATGCCGCGGAATACCGTGGCCCCCGCGTATCCGCGTTTTCGCAGCAGCCCCACGATTTCCTGGTGCAGCGGGTTCCCATCATGCCGGTCGCGTTCACCGATGTGAATCCGCATGAGCACCCGCTCGCCTTTGAAGCCGTGCATGACGTCTCCTCGTGCCGGTCGCGCAACGGGAATCTACATCAGGTCACGCATCCCGGCCCGCATCGCTCTCGCCCGCGGCGCCGCCGGGTCGAGGAATTCGTTACGGCCTGACTAGCGCGGCACGTTGTACTTCCGCGCGAGCGCGTCGGCTTGGCTCACGCGGCCCGTCGCGCGCAGAAGCTCTCCGTAATCCTTCACGGTTGCGGCCAGGTTGGGATCGCCCGGCCTCAGTGCGGCTTCGCGTATGCCAAGCGCGCGCTTGTAGGCGGCCTCCGATTCCGCCACTCTGCCCTCGTCGCGCAGCAGCCCGGCGAGTCCATTCAACGTCACCGCGATACTCGGGTTGCCGCGCGAGAGTCGCGCTTCCTTGATCGTCAATGCGCGCCGAAACAGCGGCTCGGCTTCGCCATATCTGCGAAGCTTCCAGAACGCCTCCGCGACATTGTTCAGAATTGCCGCCATGTTGGGATGCATGGGATCCAGGGTACGCTCGAAGATCGCGCGCGTGCGCTCGTATAAAGCAAGCGCATCGGCGTAGCGTCCCTCCGTCCAGTACACCGCGCCGAGATTGCTCAGCACGGAGGCAAGTTCGGGATGCTCCGGGCCAAGCCGACGCTCCTGTATCGCAAGGCCTCGGTGCATGTACTGTTCTGCTTCGGGAAGACGGTGAAGCGCCCAGTAGACGATGCCAAGGCCGACGAGATCCCGCGCCAGCATCGGGTCATCCGCGGCGAGACTCTTTTCATCAATTGCCAGCGCCCGCTTGTACAGCGTCTCGGCTTCGGCGCTGCGGCCCTGCGTGAAGCGGAGCCCGGCGAGGCCCGCAACGACGCGCGCAACCCGGGGATCGTTCGGCCCGAATGTCTTTTCTCTTATCGCCAGCGCGCGATTGTAATGGCCTTCCGCGAGCGCCGCATCGCCGTGACTCGATATCGCGTCACCGAGTGCGAGTTCGGTCTCCGCGACCGCGGGATCGTTGGGGCCGACTGTGCGCTCGCGCGTCCTGAGTGCGCGCTCGAGCTGCGCGCGCGCCTTGTCGTAAAGGCCAAGCGATGCGTAGGCCGTGCCGATCGTCTGCATCATGCGGCTTTGCAGCTGCGGCTGCTGAGCGAGATCGAGCAGCGACCGCTCCGCGCCGCGATCGAGCAGCTCGCGCGCGGTGATTGCGTTGCCGCGGGCCTCGCTCGGATCGGAGACGCGGAACAGGTCAACGAGAAAGTCGCTCACCTGCTGCGCGGCAGCCGCTTCACCAGCGGCGAGGCGCTCTGCGCGAGTGGCGCGAATCAGTCCGGCGGAAGCCATGATCACTCCCACGATGAGAGCGAGCGCCGTGACTGAACCTGCTGCGACCCCACCGCGATGACGTCGCACGAACTTCTGGAGGCGATAGAGAGTCGTCGGCGGGCGCGCGATGACGGGCTCGTGATCGAGGAAGCGCTGAATGTCCGCGGCAAGGCCGATCGCGGTGTCGTATCTGCGTGAGCGCTCCGGCTCGAGCGCCTTCATGACGATCCAGTCGAGATCGCCTTTCAGATCGCGCCTGAGGTGCTCGGGATCGGTCCGCCGCGCTTCCGCGATGCCGACCTTGTTGTCGCCGAGCGCGGTGAATCGCACGCTTGGCAGCGGCGCATGGGTGTTGCCCAATGCGAGGCGATAGATGAACGCGTGCATCGCGAGACCGGACGGATCCACCGGAAGGCTGCCGACCAGAAGAACATACAGAATCACACCGAGCGAGTAGATGTCGGTGCGTGTGTCCACGTCTATGCCCGATGACTCCGCCTGTTCCGGACTCATGTACGCGGCCGTTCCAAGCGGATGGCCGACGTTGGTGACGAGAGTCTTGTCGGTGAGACGAAGGCCAAGTGCCTTGGCGATGCCGAAGTCAATGATTTTCGGAAGCGGCTTGCCGTCCTGCTCGGTGACGAGGATGTTCGATGGCTTGATGTCGCGATGGATGACGCCCTTCTGGTGGGCGTGCTGTACTGCTTCGCACACAGAGATGAACAGCTCGAGTCGTTCTATCGTGGAGAGGCGGCGCGAATCGCAGTAGTCCGTCAGCGCGAGACCCTTGACCAGCTCCATCGCGAAGAACGGCTCGCCCGCCGGCGTTTCGCCAGCCTGAAGGACTTTCGCGATACCAGCGTGGTCCATGAGGGCGAGCGCCTGCCGCTCGGCCTCGAAGCGAACCTTCACCTCGCGCGAGCTGAGCTCGGCGCGCACGATCTTGAGCGCGACGTGGCGGCGGACAGGACCGGTGTCTGCCGCCTCGTAAACCACTCCCATCCCGCCCTCGCCGAGCAGGCGGATGATCCGGTACGGCCCGATCTGCTGCGGATGCTCGGAACTGTGCCCGGGCATGTCCTGGTCAATGTCAGAAAGCAAAGCTAGCCTCCCGCCCGCGGTGATCCGGCGTAGCGCTGTCCGCTCCGCTCTTCTATTGCGTGCCGCCCTTAATGATGATCATGTCGGGATCTATGACGACCGTGTCGGCAATACCGCCGGCGCGGGTGCAGATGCCGGTCACGGAATACTTGAACGGAGGCTTCCCGCCCTGATTGGCCTTCATCCCCTTCGCGTGCGGCTGCTTATCGTGGCCTCCGCTATACGGCGGCTGAGTCATGAACGGCCACGCCGACTGCTTCTTGTTGATCGTGATGCTGGAAATAGCAGGATCGGAGGCCAGGTTCCAGGTTATCTCGTCCCCCTCGCGGAGTGACGCTCTCCAGGGCGACAGCGAGAACTGAACTCCGTCGCCGGTACAAGTGATCGAAACGTCTACCAGCAAATTCGTATTAGTGTCGCGTGCGAGGTCCTTGTTGCATGCAGCGGCAGCAAGGGCGGCAATGGTAATGCAGGCGACCACGGTGATCGGGCGCATTTGCGACTCCGTAAGGGGGATGACAACAGTGCGGGAGCCTGTGTGAGGGCGCAAGACTGACCTCACACAGACTGACCTCACACCGGGTGACCTCACACCAGGGCGGCCGCCAGTTTCGCAAGGCGGCAATCCTTGTCGGCATCTTCGCCCGGCAATAGCTTGCCGGGTACCCGATTCGATACGGACCGTCGCGGATAGCCGCGCCAGCGTCATGCTGCCGGTAACCTGAACATTATCCGGCGATTTCTGCTGCCGATCGCGATGTCCGCATGTGTGATCGGGCTCATCGGCGTCTCCCGGCCCATCGTGGATGCGCGCGGAGGGGCGCCGCCCGCAGGCGTTTCCTTCGAGCTGCCGACGGCTTACGTCGCGACTTCGCCCGTATCGCGCACGCTCGACGCGCTGAGCCTGCTCTCGGTTTCGCAATCCAACGCCGTGTTCGTTTCGGTCATAGCGCTTTTCGTCGCGTGGGCGATTCTCGCGGGGAGGAGAAGCGACGGACGATCGGGATGGAAGCACTGGGCGGCTCGATTCGCCGGACTGGTCGTCGCCGTCGTCATCGTCGAGGCGGTGGTCGCGCTCGCTCCGCGTCCCATGGCGCGCGTCGAAGCGGGAGACCCGAACGTCGTCAGGATCGATTTTCACAGCCACACCGGTGTATCGCACGACGTTCGAAAGAGATTCACTGCGGAAGACAACCGCGAGTGGCATCGCTCGGGCGGGTTCGATGTCGCCTACATCTCCGACCATGTCACGTTCGGCGGGGTCGTAGCGGCGAGACCGCTCAACCCGCGGCACGCGGGAGACGGGACGTCGTTGCTGAGCGCGGTCGAAGGACGCTACCACAAGATCATGTCGGTGATGCTCGGGCTTACGGAAGCCGATACAGCGCTGCTCAATAAGCGCGGCAACCTGCTGCCGGGTACTCCGGCTTCGGGACGCAGCCCGGTCACGATCGTGACGATTCCCCACAGACATCTCGATTCGGTCACCGTGCAGAGCCTCGACAGCCTTCCGCATTTCGTCGCCATCGAGCTGGTTGACGCGGCGCCTCGTGGTCTGGGACAACTCGACCGCGAGGAGGCGAGAATCAGGCGCATCGCGTCGGAGCTGCGCTTTACTCTCGTCGCGGCGTCGAACAACCACGGGTTCGGCCGCGCAGTGGCCGCATGGAACCTGATGACGATTCCCGGCTGGAGAGATCTGTCGCCGGACTCAGTGGGCCGGCTGATCGAGGCACCGTTGCGCGACCGCCAGCTGGATGCGGTGACGATCGTGAAGCGCGCGAGGCCCTCGACCCACGACGCGACGCTCGCGTTCACCTTGCCCATCATGGCCCATCAGATCGTCGGCAGCCTCACTGCCGCGGAGCGCGCTGCCTGGCTGGTGTGGATCTGGGGAACTGCGGCGATTGTCATGTACATGCGCAGGCGTCGCGCGGCGCGCGCGATCAGCTCTTGATGCCGCAGCGCCTCATCACCCTCCTCGCGGCCGACGAAGACGGAAACAATGCAGCCGCGCGCCGCGCGAACGGACGCGCCCTTCCGCACTGACCGCGGTTCGCATAAATGTCGGCGACGCGCTGGTTGATGCGATAGCTGCCGGGATCCCACATCGCGCCGGCGACCCAACGCGCGGTACGCCCGCCGGTGCCGACAGTGGACATTGCGATAGCCTGAGTAGTGCTCCGGGCCACCGAGCCCACAGTCACGAGAATTGCTCCGGCCGCGACGAGAAGCCATACAGAACGTGAGGCTTCCAGCGTACGGCCCCTTGCTCGCGCTCCCGCTCGCGCTCGCGCTCCCGCTGCCGCTGCCGCGCCAAGTATCAGCCACGCGAGGAACGCCGGAGCGGCGAGCAGAAGCACCGCATCGAACGCGCTTACGACCACCGTGGTGACGATCGTCCCCGCCAGCGCGAGCTTCATCAATACCGCGTTGGCGTCCGGAAGGTCGCGCCATCGTCGGAGCGCTCCAACAAATAGAGTCGCGAAGACGCCGCCGAGCGCGAGAACCGCGACGATGCCGCGCTCTGATATGAATGCCACCCAGTCGCTGCTGGGCCACGGATTCGCGGTCATTCCATTGTCGGCCAGAGAGCGATCGCCGCCGGGTGCGAAGCGCACGTATCTCACCGGCCAGTTGCCCGGCCCGACCCCGAACACCGGATTGTCGGCGGCCATGCGGAGCGAGTTGCGGTATTGCGCCACCCTGCCCCGCCCGCTGCCGCTGCCGTAGTCCACCACCTTCCGCGCTGAATCGAGGTACGGCGAGTCGCTGGTCCAGTTGAGATCGTTCGGCAAGACTACCGCGAGCGCTCCGCCAATGACGGCGGTGAGAAGAAACCGCGCCAGGCGCCCGCCGACGCGCTGCTTCTCCCAGTATTTGCGCGACACGACAAGCGGTATCACGAGAACCGCGATGCATGCGGCGACCGCGAGCCACGCCGCCCTCGAGCGCGACAGCACCAGCGTGGCCGAGAGCACAGCGCCCGCGAGCGACCATACGAGCGCTTCGAGCGCGCGCTTCGCGGTGACCGCACACCACACCGTCACCGGCAATCCGATCGCGACGATGTGGGCGATGAAGTTGCGGTTGCCGAGCGTGCCGCCGGGAGCGCGAGCGAGCGTGAAGTACTCCGTCTCGAAGCCGTACGCCTGCGCGAGAGACGTGATGGCGACGACGACTGTGGCGAGCGACGCGGCGACGAGGAGCGCGCGCTGCGATCCCGCCGCTCCCGCCGCTCCCGCCGCTCCCGCTCTCCGCGCGCCCCAGAAGATGACGGCGCTCGAGACACTGAGGGCGAGCGCGCGCTGGGCCAGCCAGTGATTGGTGGCGAACAGGGCCGAAGCCGCGGTCCAGATGACGAACAGCGCGAGCAGCGCATCCGTAATGTCCACGGTCAGTGCGCGCCGCCGGATGACGAGCGACGCCGCGACCAGGAACGCCGCGGCGTGCAGCACGAGCTCCTTCGGCACGAAGTACCGGTCGAGCTCGAAGACCTTGAAGGAGAGCACGGCGAGCATCACCGCCATCACTCCTGCCTGAAGAACCAACCTCTCGAGCCGCTCTGCCATGACACAAGTATGCGGCGTGCGCGCCGCTACTTCACCCTCCTGCCCGGAATGTTCGCGCCTCCCTGATGCAGCACGAGTGAGCTCACCGCTCCACTCGCATCCCTGACGAACGTGATCTGCGCATCTACCGCCTTTGGGACGTTTCGAGCGGAATCTTCGGCTCGAGCAGATGAAAACCGATGTCATCGGGATTGCGGGTCGAGTTCGACAGGACGATCACGCCGCGGTGTCGCAGCTCGTCCATCCCGATGAACGCTCTGAAGCCGCCCGTGCCACCATTATGCCATGTGATGGGGCTTCCGAAGAGATTCAGGATGTGCCACCCGAGGCCGATCGAATTGCCCGGCCGGTCCGCATCGCGGCTGCGCGCGCGCGCCTGAGCGAGCACGTCGCCGAGCGGGGATTGCGCCGAATCGAGGTTTGCCGCGAGGAACTTGAGCATGTCGTTGGCGGTGGAGCGAAGTGCGCCCGCGCCCGCGAGCGTCGGCAGATCCCAGAGGTGTCTGGGCGTGCCCTCGGCGTCGAAACCCTGGGCCATTCTCGACTTCATTGGCGGTGTCAACTCTATCCTCGTGTCGTGCATCCCCAGCGGATCAAGTATGCGCTCCCTGAGCAGTGTTTCGTAGCTTTCCCCCGCGCGCAGCGCCAAAATGTGTCCGAGTAGTCCGACGCCGAGGTTGGAGTATTCGTAGCGTGATCCGATGTCGCGTTGGAGCGTGTAGTTGGACAGGAACTGATACAGCTGGCTGACCGAGTAGTCGGCGTACGGGTTTGCCAGATCAGCGGGCTTGAAGTTGTCGGGCAGTCTGGGCAGGCCGGACGTCTGGGTCGCGAGATCGAGAAGCGTTATCTGCCGCCCGTTGCGCGAGGGAGTCCGTACCGATCCGGGCAGATATCTGGAGATCGGGTCGTCCAGACGCACTTCGCCGCGCGCGACCATTTCAGCGAGCAGCGTACCTGTGAAGACTTTGGTGATGGAACCAATCTCGAATACAATGTTTCCGTCGAGTGGAAGTCCCGCCACTCCCGACACGCCGGCGGTGTTGATTCTCGGGGCCTTTCCGCGCTCCAGTACCGCGACGACGAATCCCATTCCGCGCCTGGAGGCAAGGCGTTCGGCGAGAATGGAGCGCACGGCAGAGTCAGGCGCGAAGCTCTCCTGCGTGGCCGCGCGCCCGGCCGGGAGGAGTAAGAGCGCGAGTGGAATTGCCCAGCGAAATCTTTTCATCAACGTCGGAATCGAGGGTGACTCAGTCTGCGGCTCACCAGATGGGATCTGCGGCGAGCACCTCATCCACCGCGTCCCTGGTGATCGGGGCGGAAAAGAGATACCCCTGCCCCTGCTCGCAGTTCAGCGAGCGCAACTCGTCGCCGGCGAAGTGGCCGAGGTTGTCGTTGACGTCCTTGAACCGATCGAGATCGAGAAAGAGGACGGCGAACAGGTCATCCGGGTGTCGCGCGGAGCGGCGCATCGCGTGGCGCAACCGCTCGGTGAAGAGCGACCTGTTCGGGAGGCCCGTGAGCGCGTCGTGCAGCGTGCTGTAGAGCAGGTGCTCCTGCGTCTGCCTCTTGAGCGACAGATCGCTTCGCAACTCGAGCTCGGTGATCAGGATGGAAGCGACGTCCATCAGGCAATTGATCTCGGTAAGCAACCACGCGTGCGGCGCGGTGTCCATGACGCAAACCGTGCCGATCACCTGTCCGTCGGTCGTGATGACGGGCGCGACGGCGTAAGCCACCCCATCGGGGGTCGGCGCGGGCGCGCCTTCCGCGAGATCTGCCGGTCAAACCGAGGCTGCTCTTGACGACGTGGCGGTCGTCGTCGAGGAGCGAGACGATGGCGACCGGCGCTCGAAGTGCGCCCGCGGCGAGACGTGCGATCCTGTCGAACGACTCCTCGGAGAGGGTGTCGTACGGGGTCGCCGGCCTTGCCGGGGCTCGGCCCGCACGGTCTTCCATCAGGCCGGGCTTGCCGTCGAGAGCGGTTCTCGCACCATGCCCACCTTCAGGCATGGGTGGTCGGACTCTGCATAGAGTAGCGGGTCTGATGAAGGGTCACGCCGGAGAAGGGGCGCCGGCAGAGGCCGGCACTCGGGCGGGGCCAGGAGGCCGCTAATGTAGTCTTGGGCACCTGTTTCTCAAAGATAAACAAATGGCCAGGACCCTCAGAGCAGCCCTTTGATCCAGCCTCCGTCCACCGCGATGGACGTGCCCGTTATGTAGCTGGCGCGCTCCGAGGCCAGAAATGCGGCAAGAGCGGCAAACTCGCGAGGCTCGCCAAGCCTGCCCATCGGGATCTCCGCTTCCCACCTCGCAATCGCGGCATCGCGGGAGATCCCTTCGCGTTGTGCCGTCGCATCGGAAAGCTGCTCGACTCGTTCGGTTCGAGTGTAGCCCGGCAGGATGTTATTGACTGTTATCCCGAAAGGCGCGACTTCATTAGAAAGAGTTTTTGCGAATCCCGTTACAGCCGCCCTGAGGCTGTTGGACAGCATCAGCCCATCCACCGGCTGCTTCACGGTAATTGACGTGACGTTGATCACGCGTCCCCAGCGGCGCTCTTTCATTCCCGGAAGAACCGCGGTGGTGAGATTGATCACGCTCATCAGGGTGAGATCGACCGCCTGCTGCCACATGCCGGGTGTAAGCGACTCGAACTTTCCGCTTGGCGGCCCGCCCGCGTTGGTGACGAGGACATCGACCCTGCCAAAGCGATCCAGTGCTGCTTCAGTGATGCGCTCGACGTCGCCGGGCTTAGAGATGTCACCCGCGACGGCGAGAACGTCTGCGCCAGTCGCTTCGCGAATGGATGACGCCGTCGCATCGAGAGATTGTTGTCCCCGCGCGCAGATCACGACCGCTGCGCCCTCGGCGGCGAGCTCTTCGGCGATCGCGCGCCCGAGCCCTTTGCTCGCCGCGGCGACGAGGGCGATTTTCCCGCGAAGACCAAGATCCACGCTAACGCCTCAGGTAATCATCGGACTTGTCGAGCCAGTCCTGGCGAGGCGGGCTGAATACGTCAACGTCGAGTGTGTCCTCGAGGGCCTCGGCGCGATGCGGAAGATTGGACGGGAGGTGGAGGACCTCGCCCGCACTGACCGTTACCTCGACGTTCTGCTCTTCGCCGAGGGTGAAGAGGAGAGCGCCCTCGAGGATGTAGGTGAGCTGCTCGTTCTCGTGCGAGTGCTTCGGCACGATGCATCCTTTCTTGAGATAGACGTGCGCAAGCATCATGCGGTCGCCGGTGATGAGGCGGCGATCGAGCATGTCGCTCACTTTCTCTTTCGGGATGTCGTCCCAGCGGTAGTGGGTGGCGCCAGCGCCTGAGGTTTGTGGGATCATCGAGGGGAATCGTCGGTTGGGCTGAAGGTACGAAAAAGGCCGGTCCGTCGCCGGACCGGCCTTTTCCATTCGCGCTGCGGTCAGTAGTTCGTGAACAGAAGGTTGTTCTTCGTGGTCTTCGAGTTTTTCACGATGCCTTGAGTCGCGTTCGCGGAGAGTGCGCTGGCAACGGTCGCGGGGCTCGCCGTCGGATAGCTCTGGAGATACAATGCTACCACGCCGGCTACGTGCGGCGTCGCCATGGAGGTGCCGCTTATCGTGTTGGTCGCAGTGGTGCTGGTGTACCAGGCAGACGTGATGCCGAGGCCGGGCGCAAAAATATCCACGCAATTGCCGTAGTTCGACCACGACGTCTTGGTGTCAGTCTTGTCCGTCGCGCCGACAGTAATGGCCTCGAGCACGCGAGCCGGCGAATAGTTGCAGGCGTCCTGCGCGCGGCCGCCCTGATTTCCATTGCCGGCGGCAACGGCGGTTGTCACGCCGCTGGTGATCATCCCCCTCACAGCGTCGTCAACTGACGTGTTCGCCCCTCCGCCAAGCGACATGTTGGCGACTGCAGGCGTGGCGTGGTTCGCAGCCACCCAATCCATTCCAGCGATTACGCCACTCCAGGTTCCGGATCCGCCGCAGTCCAGGACCCGCACCGCCTTGAGGGTCACGCTTTTGGCTACTCCGTACGTCACACCCCCAACTGTACCGGAGACATGCGTACCATGCCCGTTACAATCGTCGGCGGATCCGCCGTCCACAGCGTCAAAGCCAG harbors:
- a CDS encoding S8 family serine peptidase, translated to MKKIALLLAASASVVACSDTSNPTNPGIAPQLAVSAASENADVIPGRFIVTLRAGERPAAIAAAHGVKPDFVYTTVLNGFAGSMSEAARDGLLRDARVQRVEQDGIARASTIQLGATWGIDRIDQRALPLSTSYTYTNTGSGVTAYIIDTGIRFDHSEFGTRASSGFDAVDGGSADDCNGHGTHVSGTVGGVTYGVAKSVTLKAVRVLDCGGSGTWSGVIAGMDWVAANHATPAVANMSLGGGANTSVDDAVRGMITSGVTTAVAAGNGNQGGRAQDACNYSPARVLEAITVGATDKTDTKTSWSNYGNCVDIFAPGLGITSAWYTSTTATNTISGTSMATPHVAGVVALYLQSYPTASPATVASALSANATQGIVKNSKTTKNNLLFTNY
- a CDS encoding cupin domain-containing protein, which encodes MIPQTSGAGATHYRWDDIPKEKVSDMLDRRLITGDRMMLAHVYLKKGCIVPKHSHENEQLTYILEGALLFTLGEEQNVEVTVSAGEVLHLPSNLPHRAEALEDTLDVDVFSPPRQDWLDKSDDYLRR
- a CDS encoding SDR family oxidoreductase; this translates as MDLGLRGKIALVAAASKGLGRAIAEELAAEGAAVVICARGQQSLDATASSIREATGADVLAVAGDISKPGDVERITEAALDRFGRVDVLVTNAGGPPSGKFESLTPGMWQQAVDLTLMSVINLTTAVLPGMKERRWGRVINVTSITVKQPVDGLMLSNSLRAAVTGFAKTLSNEVAPFGITVNNILPGYTRTERVEQLSDATAQREGISRDAAIARWEAEIPMGRLGEPREFAALAAFLASERASYITGTSIAVDGGWIKGLL
- a CDS encoding diguanylate cyclase translates to MAYAVAPVITTDGQVIGTVCVMDTAPHAWLLTEINCLMDVASILITELELRSDLSLKRQTQEHLLYSTLHDALTGLPNRSLFTERLRHAMRRSARHPDDLFAVLFLDLDRFKDVNDNLGHFAGDELRSLNCEQGQGYLFSAPITRDAVDEVLAADPIW
- a CDS encoding serine hydrolase domain-containing protein, with protein sequence MKRFRWAIPLALLLLPAGRAATQESFAPDSAVRSILAERLASRRGMGFVVAVLERGKAPRINTAGVSGVAGLPLDGNIVFEIGSITKVFTGTLLAEMVARGEVRLDDPISRYLPGSVRTPSRNGRQITLLDLATQTSGLPRLPDNFKPADLANPYADYSVSQLYQFLSNYTLQRDIGSRYEYSNLGVGLLGHILALRAGESYETLLRERILDPLGMHDTRIELTPPMKSRMAQGFDAEGTPRHLWDLPTLAGAGALRSTANDMLKFLAANLDSAQSPLGDVLAQARARSRDADRPGNSIGLGWHILNLFGSPITWHNGGTGGFRAFIGMDELRHRGVIVLSNSTRNPDDIGFHLLEPKIPLETSQRR